Proteins encoded in a region of the Aliivibrio fischeri ATCC 7744 = JCM 18803 = DSM 507 genome:
- a CDS encoding carbamate kinase — protein sequence MSRTTMKPTIVIALGGNALLRRGQVLSYENQLENVKVAAESIAKLSKEYRIAIVHGNGPQVGLLSQQNDAFDAVPSYPLSCLVAESQGMIATMLAQELRNRVDCNVTTILTHVDVDRTDPAFNDPSKFIGQVYSEKEAYDLAEEFGWSIRQDGDYFRRVVASPAPKNIRESELISLALQHDNIVICCGGGGIPVCTNNHGITSNIDCVIDKDSTASLLSQQISADYFLILTDGDGVFFHYGKPNQIKLDIATTEELKGYSFDKGSMQPKIDSMINYVENVDISIGIIADLHLALDALNGTAGTKIVKNKFYDDSISHQQNDGELTPA from the coding sequence ATGAGTCGTACAACAATGAAACCAACAATTGTTATTGCCCTAGGTGGCAATGCACTATTGCGTCGTGGTCAGGTTCTTTCTTATGAAAATCAACTTGAAAACGTAAAGGTAGCGGCAGAATCTATTGCGAAATTAAGCAAAGAATACCGTATTGCTATTGTTCATGGAAATGGCCCACAAGTTGGTTTATTAAGTCAACAAAATGATGCCTTTGATGCTGTTCCTTCTTATCCTCTTAGTTGTTTAGTTGCCGAATCTCAAGGGATGATAGCAACCATGCTTGCGCAAGAATTACGTAACCGTGTTGATTGTAACGTAACGACAATTCTTACCCATGTCGATGTTGACAGAACCGACCCCGCTTTTAATGACCCTAGCAAATTCATTGGCCAAGTGTATTCTGAAAAAGAAGCGTACGATCTTGCTGAAGAGTTTGGCTGGTCTATTCGCCAAGATGGTGACTACTTTAGACGCGTCGTTGCTTCTCCTGCTCCTAAAAATATCCGTGAGAGTGAATTAATTTCATTGGCTTTGCAGCACGATAATATTGTTATATGCTGCGGTGGAGGCGGTATTCCTGTTTGTACTAACAACCACGGCATCACTTCAAATATCGATTGTGTTATTGATAAAGACTCAACGGCATCACTGCTTTCTCAGCAGATTTCAGCTGACTACTTCTTAATTTTGACCGATGGTGATGGGGTATTTTTCCATTACGGCAAGCCAAACCAAATCAAACTAGACATTGCGACTACCGAAGAATTAAAAGGCTACTCTTTTGATAAAGGCTCTATGCAGCCCAAAATTGATTCGATGATCAACTACGTTGAAAATGTCGATATCTCTATCGGTATCATTGCGGATTTGCACTTAGCTTTAGATGCGCTAAATGGCACGGCTGGTACAAAAATCGTAAAAAATAAGTTCTATGATGACTCTATTTCTCATCAACAAAATGATGGCGAATTAACACCAGCATAG
- a CDS encoding GNAT family N-acetyltransferase, which translates to MKIVKVDSSNQHVYMNLAQAYEAEFSKIMQKKPGDNGVFPLDTELGGKVSGYLLYVDGVPAGHTAIANEANKHFEVCDFYVVPFFRKNQVGKSFISTLFKQLGGSWEMKQVEGADHAVKFWRDVVGTYTTENNIKQGYQEDTLDDPQWGIVTRQRFSHE; encoded by the coding sequence ATGAAGATAGTTAAAGTAGACAGCAGCAATCAGCATGTTTATATGAACTTAGCTCAAGCTTATGAGGCTGAGTTTTCAAAAATTATGCAGAAAAAGCCAGGTGATAATGGTGTATTCCCTTTAGATACCGAGCTTGGCGGAAAAGTAAGTGGCTACTTACTTTATGTTGATGGTGTACCTGCAGGGCACACAGCAATTGCAAATGAAGCGAATAAGCATTTTGAAGTGTGCGATTTTTATGTCGTACCATTCTTTAGAAAGAACCAAGTAGGTAAATCTTTTATCTCAACGTTATTTAAACAATTAGGTGGCTCGTGGGAGATGAAGCAAGTTGAAGGGGCTGATCACGCGGTTAAATTTTGGCGCGATGTCGTGGGTACTTACACTACTGAGAATAATATTAAACAAGGCTACCAAGAAGACACATTAGATGACCCGCAATGGGGCATAGTGACAAGACAGCGTTTTAGTCACGAGTAA
- a CDS encoding HigA family addiction module antitoxin → MRKTKRRPISVGEMLKVEFLEPLKITSKTLAEAMGVHRNTVSNLINGGILTAPIAIKLAAALGNTPEFWLNIQHAVDLWDTRNRYQDEAKFVKPLNINFEQQTQD, encoded by the coding sequence ATGCGTAAAACTAAACGTCGCCCAATAAGCGTTGGGGAGATGCTGAAAGTCGAGTTTCTTGAACCACTAAAAATTACATCTAAAACATTGGCTGAAGCTATGGGTGTTCACAGAAATACGGTAAGCAACCTAATTAACGGTGGGATCTTAACGGCACCTATTGCGATAAAACTGGCTGCAGCACTGGGTAACACGCCTGAGTTTTGGCTTAATATCCAGCATGCTGTTGATTTGTGGGACACTCGAAATCGCTATCAAGACGAAGCTAAATTCGTAAAACCACTAAATATTAATTTTGAACAACAAACACAAGATTAA
- a CDS encoding type II toxin-antitoxin system RelE/ParE family toxin: MSLKFKEQWLEQFYEQDKRHRLIPKSIENALYRKLEILDAAHSESDLRVPPGNRFEHLTGNLNEWCSIRVNKQYRLIFRWDNGVAKDTYLDPHKY, from the coding sequence ATGTCATTAAAATTTAAAGAACAATGGTTAGAACAATTTTATGAACAGGACAAACGACATCGTTTAATTCCTAAAAGTATTGAAAATGCTCTATATAGAAAGTTAGAAATCTTAGATGCCGCCCACTCTGAATCTGATTTACGTGTACCTCCGGGAAATCGTTTCGAGCACTTAACTGGTAACTTAAACGAATGGTGCTCTATCAGAGTAAATAAACAATATCGATTAATTTTTCGATGGGATAATGGTGTCGCTAAAGATACCTATTTAGATCCTCATAAATACTAA
- a CDS encoding cytosolic protein: MFIHHVNDIDWLVITAFEELKTMFIEEAGAIPSCFSIASELSLIDQAKRTYGYLPVLSGVITDTGTFQSQDNEEDLLPQLACLVEGRGRVFIYHGGFVAFVDDEQTFITRMD; the protein is encoded by the coding sequence ATGTTTATCCATCATGTTAACGACATCGACTGGCTGGTGATTACAGCTTTTGAAGAACTGAAAACTATGTTTATCGAAGAAGCCGGTGCGATTCCATCTTGCTTCTCTATCGCCAGCGAATTGAGCCTGATTGATCAAGCCAAGCGTACTTATGGGTATCTGCCTGTACTCAGTGGCGTAATTACTGATACTGGTACATTTCAAAGTCAGGATAACGAAGAAGATTTGCTCCCACAGCTTGCTTGCTTAGTTGAGGGGCGTGGTCGAGTATTTATCTATCATGGCGGCTTTGTGGCTTTTGTGGATGACGAGCAAACTTTTATTACTCGAATGGACTGA
- the arsD gene encoding arsenite efflux transporter metallochaperone ArsD yields MKTIKIYDPSMCCSSGVCGTDLNQNLVTFSADFSYLRDNKAEIQRFNLAQEPMAFVESEAVAAFLEVVGEEGLPITLIGGHVALTHRYPTREELVKWADISIQEPKATKTTSCCASTGCC; encoded by the coding sequence ATGAAAACGATCAAAATATACGACCCTTCTATGTGTTGTTCTAGCGGTGTTTGCGGTACGGATCTAAACCAAAACCTCGTGACCTTTTCGGCTGACTTTAGCTACCTTAGAGATAATAAAGCTGAGATCCAACGCTTCAATTTAGCACAAGAGCCAATGGCATTTGTAGAAAGTGAAGCTGTAGCAGCCTTTCTTGAAGTTGTAGGTGAAGAGGGGTTGCCAATTACTCTTATTGGCGGTCACGTAGCGTTAACGCATCGCTATCCAACCCGTGAAGAGCTTGTTAAGTGGGCTGATATATCAATTCAAGAGCCTAAAGCTACTAAAACCACAAGCTGCTGCGCATCTACTGGATGCTGCTAA
- the arsA gene encoding arsenical pump-driving ATPase → MMNYLENVPPYLFFTGKGGVGKTSHACASALALAESGKKVLIVSTDPASNVGQVFDTEIGEYITAINHVENLFGMEIDPQAAAQNYRERIVGPIRGKLPDLIVKNIEEQLSGACTTEVAAFDEFTSLLTDESLQSDFDHIVFDTAPTGHTIRLLQLPGAWNEFLEHGQGDASCLGPLAGLEKQRVKYANAIAVLSDESKTRLILVARAQSATIKEAAKTHIELSDLGLKGQHLVLNGLFPVAESSDDELALAIIEREQKIIEDLPWSLAKLPLTQIPLLSSNVVGLDSLRALLEAQPIVTRSVNSTAINVDKYDSLSVMIDELAKQKHGLIMLMGKGGVGKTTMAAAIASKLAEQGLDVHLTTSDPAAHLQFTLNSEDTKFTVSKIDPAAETTRYREAILKEKGASLDEDGRKLLEEDLRSPCTEEIAVFQAFSEVIKQADKKFVIMDTAPTGHTLLLLDATGAYHKEMTRQNQNVATPLVMLQNSDVTKVIITTLAEPTPVQEAYDLQQDLQRANINPWGWIINNSLVQSDINAPLLKERAASQQPLIDKVINEYSSRTAVVALQKKEPVGVLALNALSDS, encoded by the coding sequence ATGATGAATTATCTTGAGAATGTTCCACCTTACTTGTTTTTTACAGGTAAAGGAGGTGTTGGTAAAACATCTCACGCATGTGCTTCGGCACTTGCGTTAGCTGAATCAGGGAAAAAAGTACTGATTGTAAGTACAGATCCAGCATCAAACGTCGGTCAAGTATTTGATACTGAAATAGGTGAATATATTACAGCAATCAATCACGTCGAGAATTTATTTGGTATGGAGATTGACCCGCAAGCTGCTGCCCAAAATTACCGTGAACGTATTGTTGGACCTATTCGAGGTAAGCTTCCAGATCTAATCGTAAAAAACATCGAAGAACAACTGTCTGGAGCGTGTACCACGGAAGTTGCCGCGTTTGATGAGTTCACAAGTCTATTAACTGACGAGTCTCTGCAAAGTGATTTTGATCATATTGTGTTTGATACGGCACCAACAGGTCATACGATTCGGCTGTTGCAATTACCAGGAGCATGGAATGAATTCCTAGAACATGGTCAGGGCGATGCTTCCTGTTTAGGTCCTTTAGCGGGTCTTGAAAAGCAACGAGTGAAATATGCCAATGCGATTGCAGTATTATCTGATGAGAGCAAAACACGCTTAATTCTTGTTGCTCGAGCACAATCAGCAACTATCAAAGAAGCGGCTAAAACGCATATTGAACTTTCGGATTTGGGCCTAAAAGGACAACATCTGGTATTAAATGGGTTATTCCCTGTAGCAGAAAGCAGTGATGATGAACTAGCATTGGCAATTATTGAGCGTGAACAAAAGATAATTGAGGATCTGCCATGGTCATTAGCAAAACTGCCCCTAACTCAAATACCACTTTTATCGAGCAATGTCGTTGGTTTAGATAGCTTACGGGCACTACTTGAAGCACAACCTATAGTGACGCGCTCAGTCAATTCAACCGCCATCAATGTCGATAAGTATGATTCTTTATCGGTGATGATTGATGAACTTGCGAAGCAGAAGCATGGTTTAATCATGCTCATGGGTAAAGGTGGAGTAGGTAAAACTACGATGGCGGCGGCAATTGCAAGTAAATTAGCAGAACAAGGTCTTGATGTTCACTTAACCACTTCAGATCCAGCAGCTCATTTACAATTCACATTGAACAGTGAAGACACAAAATTTACAGTGAGCAAAATTGATCCTGCAGCAGAGACTACCCGTTATCGAGAAGCTATTCTAAAAGAGAAAGGAGCGTCATTAGATGAAGATGGTCGTAAATTGCTTGAAGAAGATCTACGTTCGCCGTGTACTGAAGAGATAGCTGTATTTCAAGCATTTTCTGAAGTCATTAAGCAAGCAGATAAAAAATTCGTAATTATGGATACTGCGCCAACTGGTCATACTTTGTTATTGCTTGATGCAACGGGTGCATATCATAAAGAGATGACACGTCAGAATCAAAATGTAGCAACCCCTTTAGTAATGCTGCAAAACTCAGATGTGACCAAAGTGATCATCACGACGCTAGCGGAGCCTACGCCGGTACAAGAGGCATACGATCTTCAACAAGATCTTCAACGGGCGAACATTAATCCTTGGGGTTGGATCATCAATAATTCATTGGTACAAAGTGATATTAATGCACCTCTTTTAAAAGAACGAGCAGCAAGTCAGCAACCATTGATTGATAAAGTGATTAATGAATATAGTTCTCGAACTGCTGTGGTTGCGTTACAGAAAAAAGAACCTGTAGGCGTTTTAGCTCTGAATGCACTTTCTGACAGTTAA